A single genomic interval of Sphingobacteriales bacterium harbors:
- a CDS encoding SGNH/GDSL hydrolase family protein — MLKIYFWIITGWFILLFLFIIFRKRKVRKLLLYLVLISFSLILLEALSLIALKINTGYWLFTELHNPNAELFKPNPYMVSEPIPGACLHIRGITYTHNSLGFRNKEFKKGKNKFRIIAIGGSTTYGTGVSDHQTWPYYLDSLLEPKAEVLNFGVSGHSTVEHLAQSFLIVPDYHPDAVILLCGLNDLRNCFIKNVRSDYTDFHPYNLEAVLGFHQFNKLPRFALIRVSILLLQKIGYYPYFNFQKVHIEEEHSIANDQYMLGLYRRNLCSLVNQLKFIGAEIVLVPQVLHPEAVKGGGLKWWIPYVKDNELIPLLDKYNEVGKEVADSMKVIFASDVLNAGWKATDFTDPSHFTPEANLKFAGILENCIRKNILPN, encoded by the coding sequence ATGCTGAAAATATATTTTTGGATTATCACCGGTTGGTTTATCCTTCTGTTTCTATTCATTATATTCAGGAAAAGAAAAGTCAGAAAATTATTGCTTTATTTGGTTCTTATCAGTTTTTCCCTGATTCTGCTCGAAGCTTTGTCGCTGATTGCGTTAAAAATCAATACCGGATACTGGCTTTTCACAGAATTGCACAACCCCAATGCTGAATTATTCAAGCCCAATCCATATATGGTCAGCGAGCCGATTCCTGGTGCCTGCCTGCATATCAGGGGGATCACCTATACTCATAATTCATTGGGATTCAGAAATAAGGAATTCAAAAAGGGCAAAAATAAATTCCGGATAATTGCCATTGGGGGCTCCACAACATACGGGACAGGAGTCAGCGATCATCAGACATGGCCATATTACCTCGACAGCTTACTGGAACCAAAAGCTGAAGTACTGAATTTCGGAGTGTCAGGTCATTCCACTGTTGAACATCTTGCCCAATCTTTTCTGATAGTACCGGATTATCATCCGGATGCAGTAATTCTTCTTTGCGGTTTAAACGACCTCAGAAACTGTTTCATAAAAAATGTACGGAGCGATTATACCGATTTTCACCCCTATAATCTTGAAGCGGTACTTGGGTTTCACCAGTTCAACAAATTGCCACGCTTTGCTCTTATTCGGGTCAGCATTCTTTTGTTACAAAAGATTGGTTATTACCCCTATTTCAATTTTCAAAAAGTCCATATTGAAGAGGAACATAGCATTGCAAATGATCAATATATGCTTGGACTTTATCGCAGGAACCTCTGTTCACTGGTCAATCAGCTTAAGTTTATTGGTGCAGAAATTGTTTTAGTACCTCAGGTCTTACACCCGGAAGCAGTTAAGGGAGGGGGATTGAAATGGTGGATTCCATATGTAAAAGATAATGAATTGATTCCATTGCTCGACAAATACAATGAAGTCGGAAAAGAAGTTGCCGACTCGATGAAGGTAATTTTTGCATCTGATGTATTGAATGCCGGCTGGAAAGCAACCGATTTTACCGACCCAAGCCATTTTACTCCTGAAGCTAATCTGAAATTTGCAGGAATTCTGGAAAACTGCATCAGGAAAAACATTTTACCTAATTAA
- a CDS encoding porin family protein, which produces MKKAIILLFFSAITFLVSSQSPDISIRTTGKICGEILEAEFINAGTTELYISIQPFYLPDLPGGQAVIVPYGLSFNLQPSERKLINLNGFTVFSDRPFPEKGLQFTRQDIEKYRLTDKTDFNDSISLYGNYIPEKFTGSRLISLDFIPTKPGTFELLGYKIDLQHQPTIASRFLLSQAKMLADGYEKLFTAGKVITHFNNDPRLEKNIMIQAALWICSAGLEGKALKNKILSKLFRDMYIAVLHQKPEDDFLKHTDSYLRLLDRMGKEGKVFIRPEDLDRKPQCLPAVVGLSAISDNVRTPTFSKVRFAEYTVRNQAMLGPKNDCLPCILREDMKPALRNYLYQTEITKAYGNFTFLRNLLDSVALPVFVAQPLSYLDGMKNFEPRLWVAGSDKELNETLLLMYENMAYYLQNITRFTDIQELKPVYSFVSAYQTEYINLFKFISDVFRFRESRYSFDCCELTKMPDVSYLQLSQKLEEFFKKYHKDLSIELPQYVPLVFDSQFFNDFIIKGIVLYSEKALLSFYKMLASDKQMICLESPFPTERYSALERINAFLGTNLSDIGSFAYGRLQVNLDENTALEFRFGECNCGKKRESMLPFPVIEPESTALLTERLKQVNLQTRYEISAHAGRAYFSSDGASAFDGGGLDGFSNIPQLADSFIKIRYGEKYWFSSPDSFRFDWFSVYSLSAGYDLNKNLQVRISGFKSNGLAQAKAGFHYLSNPLDSNSEKVVSSAIFTKVNEWSVGAGARYYSGNYTRIFGGIQLAYHSFSGNIAKDYLEELEIEMKKTNGFSCFSAGIEAGARYYFNQDFFIEAAGLLSKRFVQKSFAGSGGFDKQLLIGAGARF; this is translated from the coding sequence ATGAAAAAAGCAATAATTTTACTGTTTTTCAGTGCTATTACATTTTTAGTTTCTTCCCAAAGCCCAGACATCAGCATACGAACCACAGGAAAAATATGCGGAGAAATTCTGGAAGCTGAATTTATCAATGCAGGAACAACAGAATTATACATCAGTATTCAGCCCTTTTATTTACCGGATTTGCCGGGCGGACAGGCAGTTATTGTCCCGTACGGATTATCCTTCAACCTTCAGCCTTCAGAGCGAAAGCTGATTAACCTTAATGGTTTTACAGTTTTTTCCGACAGACCCTTTCCTGAAAAAGGCCTGCAGTTTACCCGACAGGATATTGAAAAATACAGGCTCACAGATAAAACTGACTTTAATGATTCAATAAGCCTTTACGGGAATTATATCCCTGAAAAATTTACAGGTTCACGGCTAATCTCCCTTGATTTTATTCCGACCAAACCCGGCACTTTTGAACTTTTAGGCTATAAAATTGATTTACAACATCAACCCACTATTGCTTCCAGATTTTTGTTATCTCAGGCAAAGATGCTGGCAGATGGCTATGAGAAGCTTTTTACAGCCGGAAAAGTCATTACTCATTTCAACAATGACCCTCGTCTGGAAAAGAATATAATGATACAGGCAGCTCTATGGATCTGTTCTGCCGGACTCGAAGGCAAAGCATTGAAAAACAAAATTTTATCAAAACTCTTCAGGGATATGTACATTGCTGTTTTACATCAGAAGCCTGAAGATGATTTTCTGAAACACACCGATAGTTATTTACGCCTTCTCGACCGGATGGGAAAAGAGGGAAAAGTGTTTATACGACCCGAAGACCTCGACCGTAAGCCACAGTGCCTTCCTGCTGTAGTTGGGCTGAGTGCTATCAGCGACAATGTCAGAACGCCAACCTTCAGCAAGGTCAGGTTTGCTGAATATACAGTGAGGAATCAGGCGATGCTCGGCCCAAAAAATGATTGTCTGCCTTGCATTTTACGTGAAGATATGAAACCCGCCTTAAGAAATTACCTGTATCAGACCGAAATCACAAAAGCATACGGAAATTTTACCTTTTTACGTAATTTGCTCGATTCGGTAGCTTTACCCGTTTTTGTTGCCCAGCCGCTTTCTTATCTCGATGGAATGAAAAATTTTGAACCCCGCCTCTGGGTTGCCGGAAGTGATAAAGAGCTAAATGAAACCCTGTTGCTGATGTATGAAAACATGGCCTATTACCTCCAAAATATTACCAGATTTACTGATATTCAGGAACTTAAACCTGTATATAGTTTTGTATCTGCCTATCAGACGGAATACATTAACTTGTTTAAATTCATATCGGATGTCTTCCGTTTCAGGGAAAGCCGGTATTCATTCGACTGTTGTGAGCTGACAAAAATGCCTGATGTTTCTTACCTGCAACTCAGTCAAAAGCTGGAAGAATTTTTTAAAAAGTATCATAAGGATTTAAGCATAGAACTGCCACAATATGTTCCGCTTGTGTTTGATTCTCAGTTTTTTAACGACTTCATCATTAAGGGAATCGTTTTGTATAGCGAAAAGGCATTATTAAGTTTTTATAAAATGCTGGCCTCAGATAAGCAGATGATTTGCCTTGAAAGTCCTTTTCCGACAGAAAGATATTCCGCCCTTGAAAGAATCAATGCATTTCTGGGAACGAATCTGTCGGATATTGGTTCCTTTGCTTATGGCAGACTACAGGTAAATCTTGATGAGAATACCGCATTGGAGTTTCGTTTTGGCGAATGCAACTGCGGAAAAAAACGTGAAAGCATGTTGCCTTTTCCGGTCATCGAACCGGAGAGTACTGCCTTACTGACAGAGCGACTGAAGCAGGTCAATCTTCAAACCAGGTATGAGATTTCAGCTCATGCCGGCAGGGCTTATTTTTCTTCAGACGGAGCTTCTGCTTTTGACGGAGGTGGATTGGACGGATTCAGCAACATACCTCAGCTTGCCGATTCATTTATCAAAATCCGTTATGGTGAAAAATACTGGTTTTCTTCCCCCGACTCTTTCCGTTTTGACTGGTTTTCAGTTTACAGCCTTTCAGCAGGCTATGATCTCAATAAAAACCTGCAAGTGCGCATTTCGGGTTTCAAATCCAATGGCCTGGCACAGGCGAAAGCCGGATTTCACTACCTCTCCAACCCACTGGATAGTAATTCGGAAAAAGTCGTCAGTTCAGCTATTTTTACAAAAGTAAATGAATGGTCGGTCGGAGCTGGAGCCAGATATTATTCCGGGAATTATACCCGTATTTTTGGCGGAATTCAGCTTGCATACCACAGTTTTTCAGGCAATATAGCCAAAGATTACCTCGAAGAGCTTGAGATTGAAATGAAAAAAACAAATGGATTTTCCTGCTTTTCAGCCGGTATTGAAGCAGGTGCTCGTTATTACTTTAACCAGGATTTTTTTATTGAAGCTGCTGGCTTGCTGTCGAAACGTTTTGTTCAGAAAAGTTTTGCAGGAAGCGGAGGTTTTGATAAACAACTACTCATTGGTGCCGGAGCAAGATTTTAA
- a CDS encoding tetratricopeptide repeat protein has protein sequence MMKNKHLHFGCLLSLFVTLWLMQACQSNDAEKIFNSWQEHPVYAYLKIIYPFDSSLFPSDFACPGFIWEEDSAKSVSWIISFYDKNQHYCFSSGTKKWKPERGFWERIKKEFKGKYLKICIIGVDDKKNITSAAQINIGISPDPVGAPVFYRDIPLPFAFARAHVDSIKWRLQDVSSDELAPVVMENLPVCANCHSFSPNGKYFGMDVDALGIKSAYITADVKEEIDFSPEKFNYWSDFQNGEFTYGLLSQVSPDGRFVVSTLKDHEIFVPKPDLYYSNFFFPIRGILVVYDRQTKKYWALPGADNPDFIQSNPSWSPDGKYIYFTRGTAVSPEESGILRGTAIADSVKFNDFLNRCFEYKRLVVFDLYKIPFNEGKGGKAEPVKGASENGMSNYFAKVSPDGKWLIFNKAKSFMLLQPDSRLYIMPVEGGWVRELECNTNQMNSWHSWSPDGKWIVFSSKVLGPYTRLFLSHIDENGHASKPVMIENLVPDKRAVNIPEFVNIPPGQKMKMNDKFSKEGDYNLIVRAYWLRLRGDYDASLQTLNFAMKKTPSDPEIFYQRGLTYIKLNRLEEALKDLDSSIVLNPENASAWGERGHVRLMMKDFKAAVKDLEKSVAIYQKSPQAYYNLAYAHSKLGNKNAAIRYYTNALSLNPGYIEALMNRGVERIEIKDYQGAIADFSAYIRLKPDDPLIYVLRANAYDESGNYSQALTDYDKAISLKRNFLPAYLNKAIAHYRQNDFNQAWNNIIQAWQLGSQHPEVLYWKGMISIAMGKKTEGYNDLKASAAKGFQPARAEVEKYSR, from the coding sequence ATGATGAAAAATAAACATTTACACTTTGGATGCTTGCTGAGCCTTTTTGTAACACTATGGCTGATGCAGGCCTGTCAGTCGAATGATGCAGAAAAGATATTTAATTCATGGCAGGAACATCCTGTTTATGCCTATCTCAAAATCATCTATCCTTTCGACAGCAGTTTATTCCCTTCAGATTTTGCCTGTCCCGGGTTCATCTGGGAGGAAGATAGTGCAAAGTCAGTTTCGTGGATCATTTCATTTTATGACAAGAACCAACACTATTGTTTTTCATCCGGGACAAAAAAATGGAAACCTGAAAGGGGTTTCTGGGAAAGGATAAAAAAAGAATTCAAGGGTAAATATTTGAAAATCTGCATAATAGGAGTAGATGATAAAAAAAATATCACTTCAGCGGCTCAGATTAACATTGGCATTTCTCCTGACCCTGTCGGAGCTCCGGTATTTTACCGCGACATACCTTTACCTTTTGCCTTTGCAAGAGCTCATGTGGATTCAATAAAATGGAGATTACAGGATGTCAGCTCTGATGAACTGGCACCTGTGGTGATGGAAAACCTGCCTGTTTGTGCCAATTGCCATTCCTTTTCCCCAAATGGCAAATATTTCGGGATGGATGTGGATGCCCTGGGAATTAAATCGGCTTATATTACTGCTGATGTCAAAGAGGAAATTGATTTTTCCCCTGAAAAATTCAATTATTGGAGCGACTTTCAGAATGGAGAATTTACTTACGGGCTTCTTTCTCAGGTTTCACCAGACGGACGTTTTGTCGTCAGCACCCTGAAAGACCACGAAATATTTGTCCCCAAACCAGATCTGTATTATTCCAACTTTTTCTTTCCCATCAGGGGTATATTGGTGGTGTATGATCGTCAAACGAAAAAATATTGGGCACTTCCCGGTGCAGACAATCCTGATTTTATTCAGAGCAATCCTTCCTGGTCGCCCGATGGAAAATACATTTATTTCACACGGGGAACTGCTGTGTCACCTGAAGAATCAGGCATTCTGAGGGGAACTGCCATTGCTGATTCGGTTAAATTCAATGATTTCCTCAACAGATGTTTTGAATATAAGCGTCTGGTGGTGTTCGATCTGTATAAAATTCCCTTTAATGAAGGCAAAGGTGGGAAAGCAGAGCCTGTCAAAGGTGCTTCAGAAAATGGAATGAGTAATTATTTCGCTAAGGTTTCTCCTGATGGTAAATGGTTGATTTTCAACAAAGCAAAAAGTTTTATGCTCCTGCAACCCGACAGCCGTTTATACATTATGCCGGTTGAAGGTGGCTGGGTACGTGAACTGGAATGCAACACCAATCAGATGAATTCATGGCATTCGTGGTCGCCTGACGGGAAATGGATCGTATTTTCTTCCAAAGTACTCGGGCCTTATACCCGTTTGTTTCTTTCCCATATTGACGAAAACGGACATGCCAGTAAGCCTGTGATGATTGAAAATCTTGTTCCTGACAAGCGGGCTGTCAATATACCGGAATTTGTCAACATACCCCCGGGTCAGAAGATGAAAATGAATGACAAGTTTTCAAAAGAAGGGGATTACAATCTGATTGTCAGGGCTTATTGGCTCAGGCTCAGGGGCGACTATGACGCTTCGCTTCAAACACTTAATTTCGCCATGAAAAAAACGCCATCCGACCCTGAGATTTTTTATCAGCGAGGACTCACCTATATCAAACTGAACCGCCTCGAAGAAGCCTTAAAAGACCTTGACAGCTCAATTGTGCTGAATCCTGAAAATGCCTCTGCATGGGGCGAAAGAGGACATGTCAGACTTATGATGAAAGATTTTAAGGCAGCAGTGAAAGATTTGGAAAAATCAGTTGCTATTTATCAGAAATCACCTCAGGCCTATTACAATCTCGCCTATGCACACAGCAAACTCGGAAATAAAAACGCTGCCATCCGGTATTATACAAATGCCCTCAGCCTGAACCCGGGATACATTGAAGCCCTGATGAACAGGGGGGTTGAAAGGATTGAAATAAAAGACTATCAGGGAGCCATTGCTGATTTTTCAGCGTATATCAGGCTAAAGCCGGATGATCCGCTCATTTATGTCTTACGTGCCAATGCCTATGATGAAAGTGGAAATTACAGTCAGGCTCTTACTGATTATGATAAAGCCATCAGCCTGAAAAGAAATTTTCTCCCTGCTTACCTCAACAAAGCCATCGCCCATTACAGGCAAAACGATTTTAATCAGGCATGGAACAATATTATTCAGGCCTGGCAACTAGGCAGTCAACATCCTGAAGTGTTGTACTGGAAAGGTATGATTAGCATAGCTATGGGTAAAAAGACGGAAGGATATAACGACCTGAAAGCTTCAGCTGCCAAAGGTTTTCAGCCTGCCAGAGCCGAAGTCGAAAAATATTCAAGATAA
- the rplU gene encoding 50S ribosomal protein L21, translated as MYAIVDIVGQQFKVQENQSLYIHRIEGNKGDVVEFDKVLLRENNGKVEVGSPVIEGAKVTASIVEHLKGDKVIVFKKKKHKGYRVKRGHRQYLTKILITNIKN; from the coding sequence ATGTACGCAATAGTTGACATTGTAGGCCAGCAATTTAAGGTTCAGGAAAATCAGTCTTTGTATATTCATCGTATTGAAGGCAATAAAGGTGATGTGGTGGAGTTTGATAAAGTATTGCTGAGAGAAAATAATGGGAAAGTAGAAGTAGGTAGTCCCGTCATAGAAGGTGCAAAAGTTACGGCATCAATTGTTGAACATCTGAAAGGAGATAAGGTAATCGTTTTCAAGAAGAAAAAGCATAAGGGTTACCGGGTAAAAAGAGGACACCGTCAGTATCTGACAAAAATTTTAATCACAAACATTAAAAACTAA
- the rpmA gene encoding 50S ribosomal protein L27, translating to MAHKKGAGSSQNGRESHSKRLGVKLYGGQFARAGNILVRQRGTVHHPGENVGIGKDHTLFAKIDGMVKFRKKRNDKSYVSVEPLTTENN from the coding sequence ATGGCTCATAAAAAAGGTGCGGGTAGTTCACAAAACGGACGCGAATCACACAGCAAGAGATTAGGCGTTAAATTATATGGCGGACAGTTTGCCAGAGCAGGAAACATTTTGGTCAGGCAACGCGGGACAGTACATCACCCCGGTGAAAATGTCGGAATCGGAAAAGACCATACCTTGTTTGCAAAGATTGACGGCATGGTGAAGTTCAGGAAGAAAAGGAACGACAAATCCTACGTTTCTGTTGAGCCGCTCACGACTGAAAACAACTAA